A single window of Halobacterium jilantaiense DNA harbors:
- a CDS encoding NAD(P)/FAD-dependent oxidoreductase gives MTDSDVDEDRDVVVVGGGPAGCSAGVFTARYGLDTLVFDRGNAALQRCAFVENYPGFPGGVDVPTLLGLFRDHAREAGCDRVEDTVERVDRPNDGDGFVVETQDGRRVRASYVLAAAWYDGSYLRPVVGEAGFEVHDHHGETSERFDHEYADDDGRTPVDGLYVASPGGDRSAQAVIAAGNGAHVARCLLADHRRARGFPDGVAAHYDWKRPDSEFAGEWGDRDRWREWFEREAGDDHGLDDETFAELRESDIDRAFDTLLTDEEIERRTEAGYHRLLDHVDDEYIESYLDAQN, from the coding sequence GTGACCGACTCCGACGTCGACGAGGACCGCGACGTGGTGGTCGTGGGTGGCGGTCCGGCCGGCTGCTCGGCGGGCGTGTTCACCGCCCGGTACGGCCTCGACACCCTCGTCTTCGACCGCGGGAACGCGGCGCTCCAGCGCTGCGCGTTCGTCGAGAACTACCCCGGGTTCCCGGGCGGCGTCGACGTGCCGACGCTCCTCGGACTGTTCCGCGACCACGCCCGGGAAGCGGGCTGCGACCGCGTCGAGGACACCGTCGAGCGCGTCGACCGGCCGAACGACGGCGACGGATTCGTCGTCGAGACCCAGGACGGCCGGCGCGTCCGAGCGAGCTACGTGCTCGCTGCGGCGTGGTACGACGGCTCGTACCTCCGGCCGGTCGTCGGCGAGGCGGGCTTCGAGGTCCACGACCACCACGGCGAGACCAGCGAACGCTTCGACCACGAGTACGCCGACGACGACGGCCGCACGCCCGTCGACGGCCTGTACGTCGCGTCGCCCGGCGGCGACCGCAGTGCGCAAGCCGTGATTGCGGCGGGCAACGGCGCGCACGTCGCTCGCTGTCTGCTGGCGGACCACCGGCGAGCGCGGGGGTTCCCGGACGGGGTCGCCGCCCACTACGACTGGAAGCGCCCGGACTCCGAGTTCGCGGGCGAGTGGGGCGACCGCGACCGCTGGCGGGAGTGGTTCGAACGCGAGGCCGGCGACGACCACGGACTCGACGACGAGACCTTCGCGGAGCTCCGGGAGTCCGACATCGACCGCGCGTTCGACACGCTGCTGACCGACGAGGAAATCGAGCGCCGGACCGAAGCGGGCTACCACCGGCTGCTCGACCACGTCGACGACGAGTACATCGAGTCCTACCTCGACGCGCAGAACTGA
- the upp gene encoding uracil phosphoribosyltransferase, whose amino-acid sequence MTIEDRGDANVITHSLAKDTLSRLRDVETEQVGFRKGLVKLGRISGYEIIDGAMETEFTSLETPLTETTGERVKGLDDVVIINVLRAATPFVEGLLKAFPRAKQGVISAGRDEDAGMNDDGEFPITIDYVKLPEISETDTVIVADPMLATGSTMCTVLDHVTDEMPDAGVEDLFVLSAVSAPDGLLRVGDQFPEADLLTVAIDDRLNDEGFIVPGLGDAGDRAFRTT is encoded by the coding sequence ATGACCATCGAGGACCGCGGCGACGCGAACGTCATCACGCACTCGCTGGCGAAAGACACGCTCTCGCGGCTGCGAGACGTCGAGACGGAGCAGGTCGGCTTCCGGAAGGGGCTGGTGAAACTCGGCCGCATCTCGGGGTACGAGATCATCGACGGCGCGATGGAGACGGAGTTCACGTCCCTGGAGACGCCGCTCACCGAGACCACTGGAGAGCGCGTGAAAGGCCTCGACGACGTCGTCATCATCAACGTCCTGCGCGCGGCGACGCCGTTCGTGGAGGGGCTGCTGAAGGCGTTCCCGAGAGCGAAGCAGGGCGTCATCAGCGCCGGCCGCGACGAGGACGCCGGCATGAACGACGACGGCGAGTTCCCCATCACCATCGACTACGTGAAACTCCCCGAAATCTCGGAGACGGACACCGTCATCGTCGCCGACCCGATGCTCGCGACGGGGTCGACGATGTGCACCGTCCTCGACCACGTCACGGACGAGATGCCCGACGCGGGCGTCGAGGACCTCTTCGTGCTGTCGGCCGTGAGCGCGCCCGACGGCCTGCTCCGGGTGGGCGACCAGTTCCCGGAGGCCGACCTGCTGACGGTCGCCATCGACGACCGCCTCAACGACGAGGGGTTCATCGTCCCCGGTCTCGGCGACGCCGGCGACCGCGCGTTCCGCACGACGTAA
- a CDS encoding DUF7569 family protein: MSDDADIEPCNWCGEPVADPLSRTVRVTVDRSEIDSQRLCPECFADWIDRYETEMRSDDADESADPGPTPVDDDTDIIVD, from the coding sequence ATGAGCGACGACGCCGACATCGAGCCGTGTAACTGGTGCGGGGAGCCGGTCGCCGACCCGCTCTCGCGGACGGTCCGCGTGACGGTCGACCGTTCCGAGATAGACAGCCAGCGGCTCTGCCCCGAGTGTTTCGCGGACTGGATCGACCGCTACGAGACCGAGATGCGGTCCGACGACGCCGACGAGTCCGCCGACCCCGGGCCGACGCCGGTCGACGACGACACCGACATCATCGTCGACTGA
- a CDS encoding S9 family peptidase: protein MQPVEASDYREFDRLGHPAVAPGGDRVAFVRTTPDGDDEYEATVHVASVGGEGSRRFTVAEGVDSEPAWSPSGDRLAFVSTRGADDDRPQLWVLPVGGGEAEQVTDVVGGVSSIAWGPNGDRIAFLQSVRDEERDEDMDLERDEEYEREAPDPRVIDRHVYRAHENYRDGARSHVYVLDLESRGVDRVTEGVAECLGPAWGDDELYYPIRRGLEGDDRLEWEVEAYNPDTGDSEVVTTVEGWGPTLAVDGAQVAYTTTPKDDSTLAQTEIDVLDRETGDIERLTAGLDRTLELWSASHAPEWGPDGEYLYVCTPDEGSYVVRRLDADSGDDHVVLGGDRHVDGFSVSADTVGVVQSEWDHPGEVLASTPAGGEEHVLTRANREFLDDRQVAQPEEVWFDAPGGEVQGWVLTPPDFDPDEEYPLAVEIHGGPHRMWSTSGSMWHEFQTLAARGYVVFWCNPRGSTGYGEEWMRAIERDWGDVTLEDVLAGARAVADRDYVDDENAFVTGGSFGGYMTAWAVSHTDFFDAAVAQRGVFDLTGFYGSTDAYQLIEGDFDAVPWEDAEFLWEHSPTAHVEHVDTPTLVVHSENDYRTPANTAELFYISLKKQGVDTRMVRYPREGHELSRSGEPAHVVDRIERIARWFDGYSDHHDADRALDRERGDGLTAGEDADDE, encoded by the coding sequence ATGCAGCCAGTCGAGGCCAGCGACTACCGCGAGTTCGACAGGCTCGGCCACCCGGCAGTAGCGCCGGGCGGCGACCGCGTCGCGTTCGTCCGGACGACGCCGGACGGCGACGACGAGTACGAGGCGACCGTCCACGTGGCGAGCGTCGGCGGCGAGGGCAGCCGGCGGTTCACCGTCGCAGAGGGCGTGGACTCGGAGCCGGCGTGGAGCCCCTCGGGCGACCGCCTGGCGTTCGTCTCCACCAGAGGGGCGGACGACGACCGCCCCCAGCTGTGGGTGCTGCCGGTCGGCGGCGGCGAGGCCGAACAGGTCACCGACGTGGTCGGCGGCGTCTCCAGTATCGCGTGGGGGCCTAACGGCGACCGCATCGCGTTCCTGCAGTCCGTGCGCGACGAGGAGCGCGACGAGGACATGGACCTCGAACGCGACGAGGAGTACGAGCGGGAGGCCCCCGACCCCCGCGTCATCGACCGGCACGTCTACCGCGCTCACGAGAACTACCGGGACGGCGCGCGCAGCCACGTCTACGTCCTCGACCTCGAATCGAGGGGCGTCGACCGGGTCACCGAGGGCGTCGCCGAGTGTCTCGGGCCCGCCTGGGGCGACGACGAACTCTACTACCCGATTCGACGCGGGCTGGAGGGCGACGACCGACTGGAGTGGGAGGTCGAGGCCTACAACCCCGACACAGGGGACAGCGAGGTCGTCACGACCGTGGAGGGCTGGGGGCCGACGCTGGCGGTCGACGGTGCGCAGGTGGCGTACACGACGACGCCGAAAGACGACTCGACGCTCGCCCAGACCGAAATCGACGTTCTCGACCGTGAAACGGGCGATATCGAGCGGCTAACCGCCGGCCTCGACCGCACACTCGAACTGTGGAGCGCGAGCCACGCGCCCGAGTGGGGGCCGGACGGCGAATACCTCTACGTCTGCACCCCCGACGAGGGCAGCTACGTCGTCCGTCGGCTGGACGCCGACTCGGGCGACGACCACGTCGTGCTCGGCGGTGACCGGCACGTCGACGGCTTCTCCGTCTCCGCGGACACCGTCGGCGTCGTGCAGTCCGAGTGGGACCACCCCGGCGAGGTCCTAGCGTCGACGCCAGCAGGCGGCGAAGAACACGTCCTCACGCGCGCCAACCGCGAGTTCCTCGACGACCGCCAGGTCGCCCAGCCCGAGGAAGTGTGGTTCGACGCTCCCGGCGGCGAAGTCCAGGGCTGGGTGCTCACGCCGCCGGACTTCGACCCGGACGAGGAGTACCCGCTGGCCGTCGAGATTCACGGCGGGCCCCACCGGATGTGGTCGACCTCGGGGTCGATGTGGCACGAGTTCCAGACGCTCGCGGCCCGCGGCTACGTCGTCTTCTGGTGTAACCCCCGCGGGTCGACTGGCTACGGGGAGGAGTGGATGCGCGCTATCGAGCGCGACTGGGGCGATGTCACGCTCGAAGACGTGCTGGCCGGTGCCCGAGCGGTCGCCGACCGCGACTACGTGGACGACGAGAACGCCTTCGTCACGGGCGGCAGCTTCGGCGGCTACATGACGGCGTGGGCGGTCAGCCACACCGACTTCTTCGACGCCGCCGTCGCCCAGCGCGGCGTCTTCGACCTCACGGGGTTCTACGGGTCGACGGACGCCTACCAGCTAATCGAGGGCGACTTCGACGCCGTCCCGTGGGAAGACGCCGAGTTCCTCTGGGAGCACTCCCCGACGGCCCACGTCGAGCACGTGGACACGCCGACGCTCGTCGTCCACTCCGAGAACGACTACCGGACGCCCGCCAACACCGCGGAGCTGTTCTACATCTCCCTGAAGAAGCAGGGCGTCGACACCCGAATGGTGCGGTACCCCCGTGAGGGCCACGAACTCTCGCGGTCCGGCGAGCCCGCCCACGTCGTGGACCGCATCGAGCGTATCGCGCGCTGGTTCGACGGCTACAGCGACCACCACGACGCCGACCGCGCGCTCGACCGCGAGCGCGGCGACGGCCTCACCGCCGGCGAGGACGCGGACGACGAGTAA